From Deferrisoma camini S3R1, the proteins below share one genomic window:
- a CDS encoding bifunctional ADP-dependent NAD(P)H-hydrate dehydratase/NAD(P)H-hydrate epimerase, whose product MIELLTAEEMGALDAWTIREVGVPGPVLMETAGRGVVRALWQRFGPRLRQGPVVVVCGRGNNGGDGFVVARCLRNRGVDVTALLLGSRDRVRGDAAVHLEALRGSGGRMVEVSEGGEAEAARIVGAAALVVDAVLGTGLRAEVRGMAARAVAWMNEAPAPVVSVDIPSGVDSDTGAVRGAAVEAAVTVTFAWPKRGHFLFPGAALRGQLVVVDIGIPPAGVNRVDADLVALEAQDLAGRLRRPPDAHKGRMGHVWVVGGSRGKTGAPGLAALGALRAGAGLATVAAPGGLGIEARLPLEVMTHPVGEGPDWPEEAWASVSAGRPDAWVVGPGMGTSSGASALLRALLAVAACPVVLDADALNLLAAEGLPELGPARVLTPHPGEAARLLGASTAEIQADRVGAARELCRRAGSTVVLKGAATLVTAPGERVWLVPAGNPGMATAGTGDVLAGVVGAFLARGLGPFDAARLGAWVHAVAGDLAAASGMEGRLAGDLASRLPEALEALPGAPTAPPPDDRLFPALGRTTETGLCPK is encoded by the coding sequence ATGATCGAGCTGCTCACGGCCGAGGAGATGGGGGCGCTCGACGCCTGGACGATCCGGGAGGTGGGGGTGCCCGGGCCGGTGCTCATGGAGACCGCGGGCCGGGGGGTGGTGCGCGCCCTGTGGCAGCGGTTCGGCCCACGCCTGCGCCAGGGGCCGGTGGTCGTGGTGTGCGGCCGGGGCAACAACGGGGGCGACGGGTTCGTGGTGGCCCGGTGCCTCCGCAACCGCGGGGTGGACGTGACCGCGTTGCTGCTGGGGAGCCGGGACCGGGTCCGCGGAGACGCGGCCGTGCACCTCGAGGCGCTCCGGGGATCCGGAGGGCGGATGGTCGAGGTGTCGGAGGGGGGCGAGGCCGAGGCCGCCCGGATCGTGGGGGCGGCCGCCCTGGTGGTGGACGCGGTGCTGGGCACCGGGCTTCGGGCCGAGGTGCGGGGGATGGCGGCCCGGGCAGTGGCCTGGATGAACGAGGCGCCGGCGCCGGTGGTGAGCGTGGACATCCCGTCGGGGGTCGACTCGGACACGGGCGCCGTGCGGGGCGCTGCGGTGGAGGCCGCGGTCACGGTGACCTTCGCCTGGCCGAAGCGGGGGCACTTCCTGTTCCCCGGCGCGGCCCTCCGGGGGCAACTGGTGGTGGTGGACATCGGCATCCCGCCGGCCGGGGTGAACCGGGTCGACGCCGACCTGGTGGCGCTGGAGGCCCAGGACCTGGCCGGAAGGCTCCGGCGGCCCCCGGACGCCCACAAGGGGCGCATGGGCCACGTGTGGGTGGTCGGCGGAAGCCGGGGCAAGACCGGGGCACCCGGGCTGGCCGCCCTGGGGGCGCTCCGGGCCGGTGCGGGGCTGGCAACCGTGGCCGCGCCCGGCGGGCTGGGGATCGAGGCCCGGCTGCCCCTGGAGGTGATGACCCACCCTGTGGGGGAGGGCCCGGACTGGCCGGAGGAGGCGTGGGCCTCGGTGTCGGCGGGCCGTCCGGACGCCTGGGTGGTGGGGCCCGGCATGGGCACGTCTTCCGGTGCATCGGCCCTCCTTCGGGCGCTCCTGGCCGTTGCGGCGTGTCCCGTCGTGCTGGACGCGGACGCCCTGAACCTGCTGGCGGCCGAGGGGCTGCCGGAGCTGGGGCCCGCAAGGGTCCTGACCCCCCACCCGGGGGAGGCGGCCCGGCTCCTGGGGGCCTCCACTGCCGAGATCCAGGCCGACCGTGTCGGGGCCGCGCGGGAGCTGTGCCGCCGCGCCGGCTCGACCGTGGTGCTCAAGGGCGCGGCCACCCTGGTCACGGCCCCGGGGGAGCGCGTGTGGCTCGTGCCGGCCGGGAACCCGGGCATGGCCACGGCCGGAACGGGCGACGTGCTGGCCGGCGTGGTGGGGGCGTTCCTGGCCCGGGGCCTGGGGCCGTTCGATGCGGCCCGGCTGGGAGCCTGGGTTCATGCGGTGGCCGGAGACCTGGCCGCGGCCTCCGGCATGGAGGGGCGCCTGGCCGGGGACCTGGCCTCCCGGCTGCCGGAGGCCCTGGAGGCCCTGCCCGGTGCCCCCACGGCCCCGCCGCCCGACGACCGGCTCTTCCCGGCCCTCGGCAGAACGACCGAGACCGGGTTGTGCCCAAAGTGA
- the lpdA gene encoding dihydrolipoyl dehydrogenase codes for MESYDVAVLGGGPGGYVAAIRGGQLGAKVCVVEEASLGGTCLNRGCIPSKAFYESAARVLAVRNGAEFGVRASLEGFDMGACVARKNRVVGTLVGGVQKLLQGYGVDLIQGRGTLTAPDAIQVRSPDGSSRVVRARNVIVATGSRPAGLPGLTPDGNRILTTDAVWDLETLPRRLVIVGGGVIGCELAYIFAAFGSRVTVLEALDRILATEEKEASRTVRRSLETLGVEIRTGVRVAGAETRGEEVAVALEDGDPVVGDYAVVAVGRIPASSGIGLEDLGVEVDDRGRIVVNDEMETSVPGVYAVGDVVGQYQLAHVATSEALVAMHNSLGKKYWMDYSIVPYAVFTRPEVASVGAKEAELKEKGVPYKVGRFSFGASGKALCMGEPEGFIKILSHEDTGRILGATIVGAHASDIVGEVAVAMRMEASPGDIVTTIHVHPTISEVVLEASEDTMGLSIHRMARRRRE; via the coding sequence ATGGAGAGCTATGATGTGGCGGTGCTCGGGGGTGGGCCCGGCGGGTATGTGGCCGCGATTCGCGGGGGGCAGTTGGGGGCCAAGGTGTGCGTGGTCGAGGAGGCGAGCCTGGGCGGCACCTGCCTGAACCGGGGGTGCATCCCTTCCAAGGCGTTCTACGAGAGCGCCGCCCGTGTGCTCGCCGTGCGAAACGGCGCCGAGTTCGGGGTGCGCGCCTCCCTGGAGGGGTTCGACATGGGGGCGTGCGTGGCCCGGAAGAACCGGGTGGTGGGCACCCTGGTCGGCGGGGTTCAGAAGCTCCTCCAGGGCTACGGGGTCGACCTGATCCAGGGCCGGGGCACCCTGACCGCGCCCGACGCGATCCAGGTGCGCTCGCCCGACGGGTCGAGCCGGGTGGTTCGGGCCCGCAACGTGATCGTGGCCACCGGATCCCGGCCGGCCGGGCTCCCCGGCCTGACCCCCGACGGGAACCGGATCCTGACCACCGACGCCGTGTGGGACCTGGAGACCCTGCCCCGGCGGCTGGTGATCGTGGGCGGGGGCGTGATCGGCTGCGAGCTCGCTTACATCTTCGCGGCGTTCGGGAGCCGGGTCACCGTGCTGGAGGCCCTGGACCGGATCCTGGCCACCGAGGAGAAGGAGGCGTCCCGCACGGTCCGGCGGAGCCTGGAGACCCTCGGCGTGGAGATCCGCACGGGCGTGCGGGTGGCCGGGGCCGAGACCCGCGGCGAGGAGGTGGCCGTGGCATTGGAGGACGGAGACCCGGTGGTTGGCGACTACGCCGTGGTGGCGGTGGGCCGGATCCCGGCCAGCAGCGGCATCGGCCTGGAGGACCTGGGGGTCGAGGTGGACGACCGGGGCCGGATCGTGGTGAACGACGAGATGGAGACCTCGGTGCCCGGCGTGTACGCGGTGGGCGACGTGGTGGGGCAGTACCAGCTGGCCCACGTGGCCACGAGCGAGGCCCTGGTGGCCATGCACAACAGCCTGGGCAAGAAGTACTGGATGGACTACTCCATCGTGCCCTACGCGGTGTTCACCCGGCCCGAGGTGGCCTCGGTGGGGGCCAAGGAGGCCGAGCTCAAAGAGAAGGGCGTGCCGTACAAGGTGGGCCGGTTCTCCTTCGGCGCCAGCGGCAAGGCCCTGTGCATGGGCGAGCCCGAGGGGTTCATCAAGATCCTGTCCCACGAGGACACGGGCCGGATCCTGGGGGCCACCATCGTGGGGGCCCACGCCTCCGACATCGTGGGCGAGGTGGCCGTGGCCATGCGCATGGAGGCGTCGCCGGGCGACATCGTGACCACGATCCACGTGCACCCCACGATCAGCGAGGTGGTGCTGGAGGCCAGCGAGGACACCATGGGGCTGTCGATCCACCGCATGGCGCGGCGTCGTCGGGAGTAG
- a CDS encoding CBS domain-containing protein, which translates to MKRARDIMTREVRTVTPETSLKDLARLFTETRVSGFPVVDADGTLRGVVTESDLIHQNQRLHIPTTIALFDAVIFLGSSRKLEEELRRMAATTVEEIMTSDPVTVGEDTPVEEVAQIMAERHIHTLPVLDDEGNVVGVIGKVDVIRAMGGG; encoded by the coding sequence ATGAAGCGAGCCCGTGACATCATGACCCGGGAGGTCCGGACGGTGACCCCCGAAACGTCCCTCAAAGACCTGGCCCGGCTGTTCACCGAGACCCGGGTGAGCGGGTTTCCGGTGGTGGACGCCGACGGAACCCTCCGGGGCGTGGTGACCGAGAGCGACCTGATCCACCAGAACCAGCGCCTTCACATCCCCACCACCATCGCCCTGTTCGACGCGGTCATCTTCCTGGGCAGCTCCCGGAAGCTCGAGGAGGAGCTCCGTCGCATGGCGGCCACCACGGTGGAGGAGATCATGACCTCCGACCCGGTCACGGTCGGTGAGGACACCCCCGTGGAGGAGGTGGCCCAGATCATGGCGGAACGCCACATCCACACCCTGCCGGTGCTGGACGACGAGGGCAACGTGGTGGGCGTGATCGGCAAGGTGGACGTGATCCGGGCCATGGGCGGAGGATGA
- the glmM gene encoding phosphoglucosamine mutase, with product MRKLFGTDGIRGVANVEPMTSETMVRVGRAAAHVFKERREGRHRIVIGKDTRLSGYMLENALASGICSMGVDILLVGPLPTPGIAFITSSMRADAGVVISASHNPYQDNGIKFFDRDGFKLPDEVEAEIEAHVFNGQLDHVRPTAEEVGKAFRVDDAVGRYVVYLKGTFPSQLTLEGIRIVVDCANGAAYRVAPAVFEELGAEVIPIGVQPDGTNINAGCGSLHPECVADEVRARGAHLGIALDGDADRVIVVDEHGNEVDGDHIMAICARDLAERGRLKGGAVVATVMSNLGLERSLAQAGLDLVRTQVGDRYVVERMRRDGYNFGGEQSGHLIFLDHATTGDGVLAALQLLGVVVGTGRPLSELARVMEAVPQVLKNVRVREKRPVDELPAARRAIEAAKEELGRDGRVLVRYSGTEPKLRVMVEGDDEDRIHALADEICEAVHREIGQEEAA from the coding sequence GTGCGAAAGCTGTTCGGAACGGACGGGATCCGCGGGGTTGCCAACGTGGAGCCCATGACGAGCGAGACCATGGTGCGGGTGGGGCGGGCCGCGGCCCACGTGTTCAAGGAGCGCAGAGAGGGGCGCCACCGGATCGTGATCGGCAAGGACACCCGGCTCTCCGGCTACATGCTCGAGAACGCCCTGGCCTCGGGCATCTGCTCCATGGGGGTGGACATCCTTCTGGTGGGCCCCCTGCCCACCCCGGGGATCGCGTTCATCACCTCGAGCATGCGGGCCGACGCCGGGGTGGTGATCTCGGCCTCCCACAACCCGTACCAGGACAACGGCATCAAGTTCTTCGACCGCGACGGGTTCAAGCTGCCCGACGAGGTGGAGGCCGAGATCGAGGCCCATGTGTTCAACGGCCAGCTCGACCACGTGCGGCCCACGGCGGAGGAGGTGGGCAAGGCGTTCCGGGTGGACGACGCGGTGGGCCGGTACGTGGTGTACCTGAAGGGTACCTTCCCGTCCCAGCTCACCCTCGAGGGGATCCGGATCGTGGTGGACTGCGCCAACGGCGCGGCCTACCGGGTGGCGCCGGCGGTGTTCGAGGAGCTGGGGGCCGAGGTGATCCCCATCGGGGTCCAGCCGGACGGCACCAACATCAACGCCGGGTGCGGCAGCCTCCACCCGGAGTGCGTGGCCGACGAGGTGCGGGCCCGGGGGGCCCATCTGGGCATCGCCCTGGACGGCGACGCGGACCGGGTGATCGTGGTGGACGAGCACGGTAACGAGGTGGACGGCGACCACATCATGGCCATCTGCGCCCGGGACCTGGCGGAGCGGGGCCGGCTCAAGGGCGGGGCGGTCGTGGCCACGGTCATGAGCAACCTGGGGCTGGAGCGGTCCCTGGCCCAGGCGGGGCTGGACCTGGTGCGGACCCAGGTGGGCGACCGGTACGTGGTGGAGCGGATGCGCCGTGACGGGTACAACTTCGGGGGCGAGCAGTCGGGGCACTTGATCTTCCTGGACCACGCCACCACCGGCGACGGGGTGCTGGCCGCGCTCCAGCTCCTGGGGGTGGTGGTGGGCACCGGCCGGCCCCTGTCCGAGCTGGCCCGGGTGATGGAGGCCGTGCCCCAGGTGCTGAAGAACGTGCGGGTGCGGGAGAAACGGCCGGTGGACGAGCTGCCGGCCGCCCGTCGGGCGATCGAGGCGGCGAAGGAGGAGCTGGGACGGGACGGCCGGGTGCTGGTGCGGTACTCGGGCACCGAGCCCAAGCTCCGGGTGATGGTCGAGGGGGACGACGAGGATCGCATCCACGCCCTGGCGGACGAGATCTGCGAGGCCGTGCACCGGGAGATCGGGCAGGAGGAGGCGGCATGA
- the tsaE gene encoding tRNA (adenosine(37)-N6)-threonylcarbamoyltransferase complex ATPase subunit type 1 TsaE has protein sequence MRAEFRSLGPEETLDLGEAIGWAAVPGLVVGLSGDLGAGKTVLTKGIARGLGCPRWERVTSPTFTLHNVYEGRLRLHHLDLYRLGQAEDLAAAGLDEVLYGADVCVVEWPDLFLTEFPEDRLLVRLRWQGPGETERTLEFSASGASSTAVLREVSARAAALLRREVVDGEL, from the coding sequence ATGAGGGCGGAGTTCCGGTCCCTGGGGCCCGAAGAAACCCTCGACCTGGGCGAGGCGATCGGCTGGGCGGCCGTGCCCGGGCTGGTGGTGGGGCTGTCCGGGGATCTGGGCGCCGGCAAGACCGTTCTGACCAAGGGGATCGCCCGGGGGCTCGGGTGCCCCCGGTGGGAGCGGGTCACGAGCCCCACCTTCACCCTGCACAACGTGTACGAGGGCCGGCTGCGGCTCCACCACCTGGACCTGTACCGCCTGGGGCAGGCCGAGGACCTGGCGGCCGCCGGGCTCGACGAGGTGTTGTATGGGGCCGACGTGTGCGTGGTAGAATGGCCCGACCTTTTTCTTACGGAATTTCCGGAAGATCGGCTCTTGGTCCGCCTGCGGTGGCAGGGGCCGGGGGAAACGGAACGCACCCTGGAGTTCTCAGCCTCCGGGGCATCGAGTACGGCCGTACTCCGGGAGGTCTCGGCCCGGGCGGCGGCGCTTCTGCGGAGGGAGGTTGTCGATGGAGAGCTATGA
- a CDS encoding IS630 family transposase: protein MKCKRRTDNRSLDKKAQEALRIRVVRQVREGVSPEQLAKTLDINPRTIYRWIERFHYGGEEALRNKPKTGRPPKLTAAQMAWIAHTVRDKNPQQMSFPFALWTLGMIRELIRWKFGVRLSEVSVGRVMRALGFTPQRPLHRAYQQNPALVEKWREEEYPKIRKRARKENALIFFADESGIRSDYHKGHTWAEAGRTPVVKATGKRFSVNMLSAVSPRGEFRFMVHEGTVTAEVFCTFLRRLAAGVEQKIFLIVDRHAIHRAKRVRELLEEMDGKITLFFLPPYSPELNPDELVWSQVKRRVARELVQSKEDLKARVLSALRSLQRMPDKIRGFFLAPSCRYAA, encoded by the coding sequence ATGAAATGTAAACGGAGAACAGACAACCGATCGCTCGACAAAAAAGCTCAGGAAGCCTTGCGCATCCGGGTGGTGCGCCAGGTGCGCGAAGGGGTCAGCCCTGAGCAACTCGCCAAGACCCTGGACATCAATCCGCGGACGATCTACCGCTGGATCGAGCGCTTCCATTACGGGGGCGAGGAGGCGCTTCGAAACAAGCCCAAGACGGGTCGACCTCCGAAGCTGACGGCGGCGCAGATGGCATGGATCGCCCACACGGTCCGAGACAAGAACCCGCAGCAGATGAGCTTTCCGTTTGCCCTGTGGACGTTGGGCATGATTCGAGAGTTGATCCGCTGGAAGTTTGGGGTTCGGTTGAGCGAAGTCTCGGTGGGGCGGGTGATGCGGGCCTTGGGGTTCACGCCGCAGAGGCCGCTTCACCGGGCGTACCAGCAGAACCCGGCCTTGGTGGAGAAGTGGCGGGAGGAGGAGTACCCGAAGATCCGCAAACGGGCGCGCAAGGAGAACGCCCTGATCTTCTTTGCGGACGAGTCTGGGATCCGGTCGGACTACCACAAGGGGCACACGTGGGCGGAGGCGGGGCGCACGCCGGTGGTGAAGGCGACGGGGAAGCGCTTTTCGGTGAACATGCTCTCGGCCGTGAGCCCTCGGGGTGAGTTTCGGTTCATGGTGCACGAGGGTACGGTGACGGCGGAGGTGTTTTGCACGTTCTTGAGGCGGTTGGCCGCCGGGGTGGAGCAGAAGATCTTCCTGATCGTGGATCGGCATGCGATTCACCGTGCCAAAAGGGTTCGGGAGTTGTTGGAGGAGATGGACGGGAAGATCACGCTGTTTTTCCTTCCGCCGTACTCGCCGGAACTCAATCCAGACGAACTGGTGTGGTCGCAGGTGAAGCGGCGAGTGGCCCGTGAGTTGGTGCAATCGAAGGAGGACCTGAAGGCTCGGGTCCTCTCCGCCCTGCGCTCGTTGCAGCGGATGCCAGACAAGATTCGAGGGTTTTTCCTGGCCCCAAGTTGCCGATACGCCGCGTAG
- the cimA gene encoding citramalate synthase: MIRIYDTTLRDGTQAEDISFTVEDKLRIAEKLDELGIHYVEGGWPGSNPRDIQFFREARRLRLRTAKLTAFGSTRRPGVAPEDDVNIQALVEAETPVVTVFGKSWDLHVDEALRISLEENLELIEDSVAYLKSQGREVVYDAEHFFDGYKANPGYALDTLEAAVRGGADVVVLCDTNGGSMPWEVGRIVGEVRARFADAVLGIHCHNDGELAVANSLTAVTAGVSHVQGTVNGFGERCGNANLISIIPNLVLKMGRSCVSMDRLRNLRQVSRFVDELANLQHDKHQPFVGDSAFAHKGGVHVSAVRRNPLTYEHIDPSLVGNVQRVLVSDLSGRSNVLSKAQELGIPLEEGSELARRVLDRVKSLEAAGYQYEGAEASFEVLLKKTMGRHRKFFDLVGFRVIDEKRKEDEEPIAEATILVRVDGVSEHTAALGNGPVNALDAALRKALEKFYPVIRTVRLVDFKVRVLTSGGGTESKVRVLIESTDGTDTWGTVGVSENIIQASWQALVDSIEFKLMREQESGRLVQAPVRGGDP; this comes from the coding sequence ATGATCCGGATCTACGACACAACGCTGCGCGACGGGACCCAGGCCGAGGACATTTCGTTCACCGTGGAGGACAAGCTGCGCATCGCCGAGAAGCTCGACGAGCTGGGCATCCACTACGTCGAGGGCGGGTGGCCCGGGTCCAACCCCAGGGACATTCAGTTCTTCCGGGAGGCCCGGCGGCTCCGGCTGCGCACCGCCAAGCTCACGGCGTTCGGGAGCACCCGCCGGCCCGGGGTGGCGCCCGAGGACGACGTGAACATCCAGGCCCTGGTGGAGGCCGAGACCCCGGTGGTCACGGTGTTCGGCAAGTCCTGGGACCTGCACGTGGACGAGGCGCTGCGGATCTCCCTGGAGGAGAACCTGGAGCTGATCGAGGACTCGGTGGCCTACCTGAAGTCCCAGGGCCGCGAGGTGGTGTACGACGCCGAGCACTTCTTCGACGGGTACAAGGCGAACCCCGGCTACGCGCTGGACACCCTGGAGGCGGCCGTGCGGGGCGGCGCCGACGTGGTCGTGCTGTGCGACACCAACGGCGGGTCCATGCCCTGGGAGGTGGGCCGGATCGTGGGCGAGGTGCGGGCCCGGTTCGCCGATGCGGTGCTCGGGATCCACTGCCACAACGACGGGGAGCTGGCCGTGGCCAACAGCCTCACGGCCGTGACCGCGGGGGTGAGCCACGTCCAGGGCACGGTGAACGGGTTCGGGGAGCGCTGCGGCAACGCCAACCTGATCTCCATCATCCCCAATCTGGTCCTCAAGATGGGGCGGTCGTGCGTGTCCATGGACCGGCTGCGCAACCTCCGGCAGGTGTCACGGTTCGTGGACGAGCTGGCCAACCTCCAGCACGACAAGCACCAGCCGTTCGTGGGCGACAGCGCGTTCGCCCACAAGGGTGGGGTGCACGTGTCCGCGGTGCGGCGCAACCCCCTGACCTACGAGCACATCGATCCGTCCCTGGTGGGCAACGTGCAGCGGGTCCTGGTCTCGGACCTGTCCGGCCGGTCCAACGTGCTGTCCAAGGCCCAGGAGCTGGGGATTCCCCTGGAGGAGGGCAGCGAGCTGGCCCGCCGGGTGCTCGACCGGGTCAAGAGCCTGGAGGCAGCCGGGTACCAGTACGAGGGGGCCGAGGCCAGCTTCGAGGTGCTCTTGAAGAAGACCATGGGCCGCCACCGGAAGTTCTTCGACCTGGTGGGGTTCCGGGTGATCGACGAGAAACGAAAGGAGGACGAGGAGCCGATCGCCGAGGCCACCATCCTGGTGCGGGTGGACGGGGTGAGCGAGCACACGGCGGCCCTGGGCAATGGGCCGGTCAACGCCCTGGACGCGGCTCTCCGAAAGGCCCTGGAGAAGTTCTACCCCGTGATCCGTACGGTGCGGCTGGTGGACTTCAAGGTGCGGGTGCTCACCTCGGGCGGCGGCACCGAGTCCAAGGTGCGGGTGCTGATCGAGTCCACCGACGGCACCGACACCTGGGGTACCGTGGGGGTGAGCGAGAACATCATCCAGGCGTCGTGGCAGGCCCTGGTGGACTCGATCGAGTTCAAGCTGATGCGCGAGCAGGAGTCCGGGCGGCTCGTGCAGGCCCCCGTCCGGGGAGGTGACCCGTGA
- a CDS encoding holo-ACP synthase produces the protein MIRGVGTDLVPVARIARAVERHGERFLRRVFTPAECRGPGGILPAESLAARFAAKEAVLKALGTGWASGARWTDVEVVGGRGRPPAARLHGVAHQRALALGVRRVHLSLAHDAGLALAFAVLEGEEADAGPGVQGSGA, from the coding sequence GTGATCCGTGGGGTCGGCACGGACCTGGTGCCCGTGGCCCGGATTGCCCGGGCCGTGGAGCGCCACGGCGAGCGGTTCCTGCGCAGGGTGTTCACCCCGGCCGAGTGCCGGGGGCCCGGGGGGATCCTGCCGGCCGAGTCCCTGGCGGCCCGGTTCGCGGCCAAGGAGGCGGTGCTCAAGGCCTTGGGCACGGGATGGGCCTCGGGGGCCCGGTGGACCGACGTGGAGGTGGTGGGGGGCCGGGGCCGTCCCCCGGCCGCGAGGCTCCACGGCGTGGCGCACCAGCGGGCGTTGGCGCTGGGGGTGCGGCGGGTGCACCTGAGCCTCGCCCACGACGCTGGCCTGGCCCTGGCGTTCGCGGTGCTCGAGGGGGAGGAGGCGGACGCGGGGCCCGGGGTTCAGGGATCAGGGGCCTGA
- a CDS encoding aspartate kinase: MALVVQKYGGTSVGDLDRIRNVARRVARYREEGHDVVVVVSAMAGTTDRLLQMAHDLAELPDERELDVLLATGEQVTIALLAITLNAMGVPAVSMTGFQCRVLTDASHTKARISQVETEGLRRALDQGKVVVVAGFQGVDPATGNITTLGRGGSDTSAVAVAAALGADACEIYTDVDGVYTTDPNVCERARKLKRISYDEMLELASVGAKVLQIRSVEFAKKFGVPIHVRSSFSDDEGTWVVEESEEMEQVVVAGVAYDRNEAKVSVRGVPDRPGIAAKIFGALAERNIVVDMIVQDVGEGDRASMTFTVPKADLKRALAVIEPVAEELGATHVEADTGIAKVSIVGVGMRSHAGVAAQMFEALSREGINVMMISTSEIKVSCVIEEKYTELAVRVLHSAFGLDRENGANA, from the coding sequence ATGGCGCTGGTGGTCCAGAAGTACGGCGGCACGTCGGTCGGGGATCTCGACCGCATCCGCAACGTGGCCCGGCGGGTGGCCCGGTATCGCGAGGAGGGGCACGACGTGGTCGTGGTGGTGTCGGCCATGGCCGGAACCACCGACCGGCTGCTCCAGATGGCCCACGACCTGGCCGAGCTGCCCGACGAGAGGGAGCTGGACGTGCTGCTGGCCACGGGCGAGCAAGTCACCATCGCCCTGCTGGCCATCACCCTGAACGCCATGGGCGTGCCGGCCGTGTCCATGACCGGGTTCCAGTGCCGGGTGCTCACGGACGCGTCCCACACCAAGGCCCGGATCTCCCAGGTGGAGACCGAGGGGTTGCGAAGGGCCCTGGACCAGGGCAAGGTGGTGGTGGTGGCCGGGTTCCAGGGGGTGGATCCGGCCACGGGCAACATCACCACCCTGGGCCGCGGGGGCTCGGACACCAGCGCCGTGGCCGTGGCCGCGGCCCTGGGGGCCGACGCCTGTGAGATCTACACCGACGTGGACGGGGTGTACACCACCGACCCCAACGTGTGCGAGCGGGCCCGGAAGCTCAAGCGCATCTCCTACGACGAGATGCTCGAGCTGGCGAGCGTGGGCGCCAAGGTGCTCCAGATCCGGTCGGTGGAGTTCGCCAAGAAGTTCGGGGTGCCGATTCACGTGCGCTCCTCGTTCTCGGACGACGAGGGCACCTGGGTGGTGGAGGAGAGCGAAGAGATGGAACAGGTGGTGGTGGCCGGGGTGGCCTACGACCGCAACGAGGCCAAGGTGAGCGTGCGGGGGGTTCCCGACCGGCCGGGCATCGCGGCCAAGATCTTCGGTGCCCTGGCCGAGCGAAACATCGTGGTGGACATGATCGTCCAGGACGTGGGGGAGGGGGACCGGGCCTCCATGACCTTCACGGTGCCCAAGGCCGATCTCAAGCGGGCCCTGGCCGTGATCGAGCCGGTGGCCGAGGAGCTGGGGGCCACCCACGTCGAGGCGGACACGGGCATCGCCAAGGTGTCCATCGTGGGCGTGGGCATGCGCAGCCACGCCGGCGTGGCTGCCCAGATGTTCGAGGCCCTGTCCCGCGAGGGCATCAACGTGATGATGATCTCCACCTCCGAGATCAAGGTGTCGTGTGTGATCGAAGAGAAGTACACCGAGCTCGCGGTGCGGGTGCTCCACAGCGCGTTCGGGCTCGACCGGGAGAACGGCGCGAACGCCTGA
- a CDS encoding pyridoxine 5'-phosphate synthase: MIRLGVNIDHVATVRQARRIREPDPVWAVVLAELGGADQITLHLREDRRHIQDHDLDRVLATASVPVNLEMAVTDEMVAIATDRRPHSATLVPERREEVTTEGGLDVAGQPETVGRAVEALAAAGIRVSLFIDPDPGQVEAAFRTGARAVELHTGAFCEAWGTPAAEQELERLRRAAALAADKGLAVHAGHGLNVRNVRPVARIPEVEELNIGHAIVGRAIFVGLKAAVAEMKEILAEEAARR, encoded by the coding sequence ATGATCCGCCTGGGCGTGAACATCGACCACGTGGCCACCGTGCGCCAGGCCCGGCGCATCCGGGAGCCGGACCCGGTGTGGGCCGTGGTGCTGGCCGAGCTGGGGGGAGCCGACCAGATCACCCTGCACCTGCGCGAGGACCGGCGGCACATCCAGGACCACGATTTGGACCGGGTGCTGGCCACGGCCAGCGTGCCCGTGAACCTGGAGATGGCCGTGACCGACGAGATGGTGGCCATCGCCACCGACCGCCGGCCCCACTCGGCCACCCTGGTGCCGGAGCGGAGGGAGGAGGTGACGACCGAGGGGGGGCTGGACGTGGCGGGCCAGCCGGAGACCGTGGGCCGGGCCGTCGAGGCTCTGGCCGCGGCCGGGATCCGGGTGAGCCTGTTCATCGACCCGGATCCCGGCCAGGTGGAAGCGGCTTTCCGAACGGGGGCCCGGGCCGTGGAGCTGCACACCGGAGCCTTCTGCGAGGCCTGGGGCACGCCCGCGGCAGAGCAGGAGCTGGAGCGGCTCCGGCGGGCCGCGGCCCTGGCCGCCGACAAGGGCCTGGCCGTGCACGCGGGCCACGGCCTCAACGTGCGCAACGTGCGGCCCGTGGCCCGGATTCCGGAGGTGGAGGAGCTCAACATCGGCCACGCCATCGTGGGCCGGGCCATCTTCGTGGGTCTCAAGGCGGCCGTGGCCGAGATGAAGGAGATCCTGGCCGAGGAGGCGGCCCGGCGGTGA